One window of the Camarhynchus parvulus chromosome 2, STF_HiC, whole genome shotgun sequence genome contains the following:
- the NFE2L3 gene encoding nuclear factor erythroid 2-related factor 3, translating into MPSESGQRRARRMVKGLEGKTYEEVACSLQEPHAVPARGTQEPPAHRWDPVPAVSPSPFPSPFPSRPGAASRPRQGRCGGGEGSGGRVCAAEPLSPHDPRGPAPSSHGPTMGQPWAKHWAPSPGARGPTAGPARVEPGPAPPRERDEAAAAAAPAEAAAPWRRFCCLYILLRTADIRHECGKQEEEDVDLKACQGALDDCCPPPGEDQLELQEQEEKDKNQSNSNYVDSILSLEGYLQLLSSQVENMLEVNLLEDTQVATSSRGQDPSSSHHNINLTQTLQNSFSPPDAILLRTDYPTPLNSKPRHLQRQEFFPQSSSDTTNPEAQFHGSNLTGLFSAADLRNLTAHDDNFDEVKLMSLALEEGFSPIEVSQIFEEPGSDSGLPLNSNHSTTSYSVCCEGSVGYNSGVKSAPSHGLGAAGGHCQENIKHSHVEYPGVAECSTEAMLQQFLHNHTYNQLPSQAASTPEHYQQMWMKKSNEVTERCHNSAATNRSRDEWRAKALRIPFSVEEIVSMSVDSFNTMLAKNQLTETQVSLLRDIRRRGKNKVAAQKCRKRKLNAILNLEEDVCNLQTQKESLKKEHSQCSKLINQIKQKLNNLYHDIFSRLRDDQGRPVNPRQYVIHCSSNGSVFIIPKHLAKSEQKQDNRKEQKQK; encoded by the exons ATGCCATCAGAGAGTGGCCAAAGGAGGGCCAggaggatggtgaagggtctggaggggaagaCTTATGAGGAGGTCGCTTG CTCGCTTCAGGAACCGCATGCTGTTCCTGCCCGCGGCACGCAGGAacccccagcacacaggtgGGATCCCGTGCCCGCGGTGTCCCCGTCCCCATTCCCGTCCCCGTTCCCGTCCCGCCCCGGCGCCGCCTCCCGTCCGCGGCAGGGCCGCTGTGGCGGCGGCGAGGGGAGCGGGGGCCGGGTTTGCGCTGCGGAGCCGCTGAGCCCACACGACCCCCGGGGGCCTGCGCCGAGCAGCCATGGGCCAACCATGGGGCAGCCATGGGCCAAGCATTGGGCGCCGAGCCCCGGAGCCCGCGGGCCCActgccggccccgcccgggtggagccgggccccgccccgccgcgggaGCGGGatgaggcggcggcggcggcggccccggccgaGGCGGCTGCCCCATGGCGGAG GTTCTGCTGCCTGTACATTCTTTTAAGGACAGCAGATATAAGACATGAGTGTGGAAAGCAAGAGGAGGAG GATGTTGACCTGAAAGCATGTCAGGGAGCTTTGGATGACTGCTGTCCACCTCCAGGAGAGGATCAGCTGGAACTGCAAGAACAAgaggagaaagacaaaaatcaa AGCAACAGCAACTATGTAGATTCCATTCTCTCCTTAGAGGGCTATTTACAGCTTCTGTCATCGCAGGTGGAAAACATGCTAGAG GTGAATTTACTGGAAGATACACAAGTTGCTACTTCTAGTAGAGGCCAAGACCCATCATCCTCACACCACAATATAAACTTGACCCAGACACTTCAGAACAGTTTCAGTCCTCCTGATGCCATACTACTAAGAACAGACTACCCCACTCCATTAAATTCAAAACCAAGACACTTACAAAGGCAAGAGTTTTTCCCTCAATCAAGCTCTGATACCACAAATCCAGAAGCACAATTTCATGGGTCAAATTTGACAGGGCTGTTTTCGGCTGCTGATCTTAGAAATCTAACAGCCCATGATGATAATTTTGATGAAGTTAAGCTCATGTCTTTGGCTTTGGAGGAAGGCTTTAGTCCTATAGAAGTTTCTCAGATTTTTGAAGAGCCTGGCTCAGATTCAGGACTACCTTTGAATTCAAATCACAGCACCACCTCTTATTCGGTCTGCTGTGAAGGTTCTGTTGGGTACAACAGCGGTGTTAAATCTGCTCCTTCACATGGCTtaggagctgctggtggccacTGCCAAGAAAACATTAAGCACAGCCATGTGGAATATCCAGGTGTTGCAGAGTGTTCTACAGAAGCCATGCTTCAGCAGTTTCTTCATAATCACACTTACAATCAGCTACCAAGTCAAGCAGCATCCACTCCAGAGCATTATCAACAGATGTGGATGAAGAAATCAAATGAAGTGACGGAGAGGTGCCATAATTCTGCTGCTACAAACCGGAGCAGAGATGAGTGGCGTGCAAAAGCTCTGAGAATACCATTTTCAGTGGAGGAAATTGTGAGCATGTCCGTTGACTCTTTCAACACCATGCTAGCAAAGAACCAGCTGACAGAAACTCAGGTATCACTTCTACGTGACATCAGAcgaagaggaaaaaacaaagtagCTGCCCAAAAATGTCGTAAACGCAAGCTGAATGCAATTCTTAACTTGGAAGAAGATGTGTGTAATCTCCAAACACAAAAGGAAAGCCTTAAAAAGGAGCACTCCCAGTGTAGCAAATTAATCAACCagataaagcaaaaattaaacaacTTGTACCATGACATTTTCAGTAGACTGAGGGATGACCAGGGTAGACCTGTTAACCCACGCCAGTATGTCATTCACTGCAGTAGCAATGGTAGTGTTTTCATAATACCCAAGCACTTGGCCAAATCTGAACAGAAACAAGATaacagaaaagagcaaaagcaaaagtAA